The following proteins are co-located in the Anas platyrhynchos isolate ZD024472 breed Pekin duck chromosome 1, IASCAAS_PekinDuck_T2T, whole genome shotgun sequence genome:
- the ATP5PF gene encoding ATP synthase-coupling factor 6, mitochondrial: MVLRQLLRVPALLRAAVAVQLRRNVGLSAVAFNRAKELDPVQKMFLDKIREYNTKSKQAGGPVDVGPEFQKDMNESLARLQRMYGEGDLTKFPEFKFEEPNFEETPK; encoded by the exons ATGGTCCTGCGCCAGCTGCTGCGCGTCCCGGCCCTGCTGCGCGCCGCCGTCGCGGTGCAGCTGCGGAGGAACGTGGGGCTCTCGGCCGTCGCCTTCAACAGGGCGAAGGAGCTCGACCCGGTGCAGAAGATGTTCCTGGACAAGATCCGGGAGTACAACACCAAGAGCAA gcaagCTGGAGGGCCTGTTGATGTAGGCCCTGAGTTCCAGAAAGACATGAACGAATCACTTGCTAGACTTCAGAGGATGTACGGTGAGGGAGATCTAACCAAGTTCCCAGAATTTAAATTTGAAG agCCCAACTTTGAGGAGACTCCGAAGTGA